The Edaphobacter sp. 12200R-103 genome contains a region encoding:
- a CDS encoding TerC/Alx family metal homeostasis membrane protein, translating to MPDATPLEHWIGFHVFVVVLMAVEYLFTRWQRSRRPASETLHSNAVAATIMWVGAALAFALFVYRSLGGESATQYLAGYAIEEALSIDNLFVFLLLFKLFRIEPLYQPKVLFWGVAGAIVMRGAFIVAGIGLLTRFEWVSYIFAVILLVASIRLVLPEDEAKKEETPRWLKWISNLHPVSPRQDSFFVRENGRRMATVLLIALIAIEVTDLVFAIDSIPAVLSITRHPFLAYTSNIMAVMGLRSLYFLLAHLLTRLKYLHYGLAAVLAFAAIKMLSAHFIDISPVLSLGVVAALLAVTIGISLLAPSPAGGAAPKKNS from the coding sequence ATGCCTGACGCCACGCCACTGGAACACTGGATAGGATTTCATGTCTTCGTCGTCGTGCTGATGGCGGTGGAGTACCTCTTCACACGCTGGCAGCGGTCGAGGCGTCCCGCCTCCGAGACTCTCCATTCCAATGCCGTAGCAGCAACCATCATGTGGGTCGGCGCTGCCCTGGCCTTCGCTCTCTTCGTCTACCGGTCACTCGGGGGCGAATCCGCTACTCAGTACCTGGCGGGCTACGCCATCGAAGAAGCACTCTCCATCGACAATCTCTTCGTCTTCCTGCTCCTCTTCAAACTCTTTCGCATTGAGCCGCTCTATCAGCCAAAGGTGCTGTTCTGGGGAGTTGCCGGCGCAATCGTCATGCGCGGCGCCTTCATCGTCGCCGGAATCGGCCTGCTCACGCGGTTCGAGTGGGTCAGCTACATCTTCGCCGTCATTCTTCTGGTCGCCTCCATCCGTCTCGTCCTGCCGGAAGACGAGGCAAAAAAAGAGGAGACACCCCGGTGGCTCAAATGGATCTCCAACCTCCACCCCGTCAGCCCCCGGCAAGACAGCTTCTTCGTTCGGGAGAACGGCAGGCGCATGGCTACCGTTCTTCTGATCGCCCTCATAGCCATCGAGGTCACCGATCTCGTCTTCGCCATCGACTCTATCCCTGCCGTACTCTCCATCACCCGCCACCCCTTCCTGGCCTATACCTCCAACATCATGGCCGTCATGGGATTACGTTCTCTGTACTTCCTGCTGGCCCATCTCCTCACGCGCCTGAAGTATCTCCATTACGGCCTTGCTGCCGTGCTCGCCTTCGCCGCCATCAAAATGCTCAGCGCACACTTCATCGACATCTCCCCTGTCCTTTCCCTGGGAGTCGTTGCTGCTCTTCTGGCCGTTACCATAGGAATCTCTCTGCTGGCCCCTTCTCCCGCCGGCGGAGCAGCTCCAAAGAAAAATTCCTGA
- a CDS encoding DUF3761 domain-containing protein encodes MKYLSFSLSVVAATVFALGAMNAQSAAPAGATGVCKDGTYTTAASKSGACRGHKGIKQWLSSTSTSPATAAPSSKAAMPAPTPAPASAPAPAAMPAPAPKPASHVNVASRTAAPGGGAGMVWVNTETNVYHCSGSQFYGKTKQGAYMSEADAKAKGARPDHNHPCTK; translated from the coding sequence ATGAAGTATCTATCCTTCTCTCTCTCCGTTGTGGCCGCTACAGTCTTTGCTCTTGGCGCCATGAACGCTCAATCTGCTGCACCCGCAGGGGCAACCGGCGTGTGCAAGGATGGTACCTATACCACGGCGGCATCAAAGAGCGGGGCCTGCCGCGGTCATAAGGGAATCAAGCAGTGGCTGTCCTCAACTTCGACGTCACCAGCAACAGCGGCGCCGAGCAGCAAGGCAGCAATGCCTGCTCCCACCCCTGCTCCTGCGTCTGCGCCAGCCCCTGCGGCGATGCCTGCTCCGGCACCGAAGCCGGCTTCGCATGTCAATGTAGCTTCGAGGACTGCAGCTCCTGGTGGAGGTGCCGGGATGGTGTGGGTGAATACTGAAACGAACGTGTACCACTGTTCCGGATCACAGTTCTACGGTAAGACGAAACAGGGGGCCTACATGTCAGAGGCCGATGCCAAGGCGAAGGGGGCACGTCCGGACCACAACCATCCGTGTACCAAGTAA
- a CDS encoding M28 family peptidase yields the protein MILFPGIRRPALRAAMAMFSVCLTASATTIHAQKPAAKSGAHFSGEAAYDLTRQYITTAPHRWIGSPDHAKAEEFIRSHFTAEAAKGNFEIDSFSASTPAGLLPMKNFIVKYPGKKDGIIVVASHYETNYPLRDINFVGANDGGATTALLIELGRYLRANPPQGYSVWLVFDDGEEAIQSWSDRDSLYGTRHLAARWSQDGTIKKIKAFLVADMIGDKDLNIDRDSNSTPWLLDMLATAAKNTGHSSYVFKNENTVMDDHLPFRQRGVPVLDMVDLEYGPPTMAHPEGGYHHTALDTLDKVSARSLQISGDLVIEMLRLINFRG from the coding sequence ATGATCCTCTTTCCAGGCATCAGAAGGCCTGCGCTTCGCGCTGCCATGGCCATGTTCTCGGTCTGCCTGACTGCCTCCGCTACGACGATTCATGCGCAAAAGCCCGCTGCGAAGTCCGGTGCACATTTCAGCGGAGAAGCAGCCTACGACCTGACCCGTCAGTACATCACCACCGCTCCTCATCGCTGGATCGGTTCTCCGGATCATGCGAAGGCGGAGGAGTTCATCCGTTCTCACTTCACCGCTGAAGCTGCGAAAGGCAACTTCGAGATAGACTCCTTCAGCGCCTCGACTCCCGCCGGTCTGCTGCCGATGAAGAACTTCATCGTGAAGTATCCCGGCAAAAAAGACGGCATCATCGTCGTGGCTAGCCACTACGAGACGAACTACCCTCTGCGCGACATCAATTTTGTCGGCGCCAACGATGGCGGAGCTACCACCGCGCTCCTCATCGAGCTAGGCCGCTATCTCCGAGCCAATCCACCCCAGGGCTACAGCGTCTGGCTGGTCTTCGATGACGGCGAAGAGGCCATCCAGTCCTGGAGCGACCGCGACTCTCTCTATGGAACCCGCCACCTCGCTGCCCGCTGGTCGCAGGATGGAACCATCAAAAAGATCAAGGCATTCCTGGTCGCCGATATGATCGGAGACAAGGACCTCAACATCGATCGCGACTCCAACTCCACCCCCTGGTTGCTGGACATGCTCGCGACGGCGGCAAAAAATACAGGGCACAGCAGCTACGTCTTCAAGAACGAAAACACCGTAATGGACGACCATCTTCCCTTCCGCCAGCGGGGAGTCCCTGTGCTCGACATGGTCGATCTCGAATATGGTCCTCCGACCATGGCGCATCCCGAGGGCGGCTATCACCACACCGCACTGGACACCTTGGATAAGGTCAGCGCGCGCTCCCTGCAGATATCCGGCGATCTCGTGATCGAGATGCTTCGCCTGATCAACTTCCGGGGATAA
- the tatC gene encoding twin-arginine translocase subunit TatC: MADLVDRARAAVTDRAELPGMSLMEHLDELRKRLIRSVIYLLIGFVVAYAFHERLYGVISRPIDMLNLPLNFTHPTDGLNLYLKTSLVGGAILASPFILYQVWLFIAPGMYANEKRYVIPFMTATIALFLTGVYFGYQWVLPGALKVLIGDFGHRFHPIITIEDYTSFFMAVILGLGLTFELPILIFFLSILGIVDAKFLIRHIRYAVLVIFVIAAIICPLPDPVSMCLFALPMLVLYMVGVAVAWFFNPSRRKESKAA; encoded by the coding sequence ATGGCTGATCTGGTCGACCGCGCACGGGCGGCCGTTACCGACCGCGCCGAGCTCCCGGGCATGAGCCTGATGGAGCATCTTGATGAACTCCGGAAGCGACTCATTCGTTCGGTGATCTATCTGCTCATCGGCTTCGTTGTCGCCTACGCCTTTCATGAGCGGCTCTATGGCGTCATCTCACGCCCCATCGACATGCTCAACCTGCCGTTGAACTTCACCCATCCGACCGACGGTCTCAATCTCTACCTGAAGACCTCGCTCGTCGGTGGAGCCATCCTGGCTTCGCCGTTCATCCTGTACCAGGTGTGGCTATTCATCGCTCCCGGCATGTACGCCAATGAGAAGCGTTACGTCATCCCCTTCATGACGGCGACCATCGCGCTGTTTCTCACCGGCGTGTACTTCGGTTACCAGTGGGTGCTTCCGGGCGCCCTCAAGGTCCTTATCGGCGACTTCGGCCACCGCTTCCATCCCATCATCACCATCGAGGACTACACCAGCTTTTTCATGGCCGTCATCCTCGGCCTCGGCCTTACCTTTGAGCTACCGATTCTCATCTTCTTCCTCTCCATCCTCGGCATCGTCGACGCGAAGTTCCTGATCCGTCACATCCGCTACGCCGTTTTGGTCATCTTCGTCATCGCCGCGATCATCTGCCCTCTGCCGGACCCGGTAAGCATGTGCCTCTTCGCTCTGCCGATGCTGGTTCTCTACATGGTCGGGGTAGCCGTGGCCTGGTTCTTCAACCCATCGCGCCGAAAAGAGTCCAAAGCCGCATGA
- a CDS encoding twin-arginine translocase TatA/TatE family subunit translates to MPSFGDSAFIFILALILFGPKKLPELARQLGKLMGEFRRASNEFRMQMEEELRMSEQAEQQKKIAAMEAAAPKPPLPESGETTAETSSETIGENSIASPDVDLSAAPYTSVEDSHEFPPDPAPEPLPIATSGDLNLMPPSTGLPVESAPVSRAFDAVPHVEDPALADTLTDPSEGHTPDAPDHVASEAQLHG, encoded by the coding sequence ATGCCGAGCTTCGGCGATAGCGCCTTTATCTTTATCCTCGCCCTGATCCTCTTCGGCCCGAAGAAGCTGCCGGAACTCGCGCGCCAACTGGGAAAACTGATGGGCGAGTTCCGCCGTGCCTCCAACGAGTTCCGGATGCAGATGGAAGAGGAACTGCGTATGTCGGAGCAGGCCGAGCAGCAGAAAAAGATCGCTGCCATGGAAGCAGCCGCCCCCAAACCTCCCCTGCCAGAGAGCGGCGAAACGACCGCCGAAACATCCAGTGAAACCATCGGCGAAAACTCAATCGCATCCCCCGATGTCGACCTGAGCGCAGCTCCTTATACCTCGGTCGAAGATTCTCACGAATTCCCTCCCGATCCGGCTCCCGAGCCCCTGCCCATCGCAACCTCCGGCGATCTGAACCTTATGCCGCCCTCCACCGGTCTTCCCGTGGAGAGCGCTCCTGTCTCACGGGCCTTTGACGCTGTTCCTCACGTGGAGGATCCAGCCCTGGCAGATACCTTGACCGACCCATCCGAAGGACACACTCCGGATGCCCCTGACCACGTAGCAAGTGAGGCACAGTTGCATGGCTGA